The Solanum dulcamara chromosome 2, daSolDulc1.2, whole genome shotgun sequence region CAATGAATCAAATCTTAGCCAGTATTCTCGAACACTCATGCTGCCctatagaaatttaagaaactGATGTACCTGGGCATCCCTAATCTCTCGAGGAAAATAGTGATCTATGAAATCTTCTGTAAATATACTCTAAGTGGGTAGAGGTGTATCTTTTCCCCTAGATCTCTCCTAACACTCGTACTATAATACTGCAAAATCACGTAATTGAAATGCTGCTAACTCAACTGACTGAGCCACTGAGGCATGCATCACCCTGAAGGTCCTATGAAGATGATCAATAAAGTGCTGAGTATCCTTTCTACGATCTTTCCCTGTAAACTATAGAGGATTCAaggtaataaataaatttatgaaCTCTCGAACTACTGAGCCTTTCAGAAGGTCTGACAACATATGGAATAACCTACTGGTGCTGTGTAGCTACTAATTATGCTAACATACATACTCCACTCTTAAAATCCTGGTCAGATTGAATAGGAAAATCTAGAAGTAGTACCGCTGGTGGGGTCGGGGGTCATGTAGCCCTCAGAGGCTCTTGAAGTAGTGGAGAAGCTATAGGGGGATGAAAAGATATCTCTCCCTATGTCTCTGGATGGGCTACCTCCGTCTATGGTACCTTGCCCGCACCTTCACCTACAACTGTATCTAGCCCCTGGCTAGCTATGCTCTGTCTGGTGTCAGCCATCTCTCTATAAACAAATATCAATTATAAGCCTGAAAAACTCAACCCTTAAGACACCGCTCTAATATGCCCTGTAGCTTCTTGCTTATcgaatgtggtgcacaacacattaAGATTCTACTAAACACGGCTTGCAGACTCCCTGGGATACAAtgttgctctgataccaagtttgtcacaccccaaacTCAAGGGGGAGCAACAAGCACCTAATGTCAAAACTCAAGCCCAAGCCCACCCTACTAAACTATTTTCTACTAGTGCATGGAAGCCACCTgcaatcaagaaaacaaaaaggTATATCTCGGCTTAAAGTTAATCCCTGGACCGGTAAGGCCCCTGAAAATAACCTTATAACAGAAACATCTAGTCCCAACAATTCATATATAGAAATAGCCAACTATCACACAAGTCATGATTGGGCCGTCGAGGCCACTATGATCTCTATACAGAAGCTGAAAGCAAATATGTAATAAGACGATTcatcaaacaactatcaaacCCAGTAACCCAACAAACTATATTAACATGGCCATAACGTAGCTACTCAACCCACACACTAGTCTTCAagcctctaagagtagtaaatCTTGGCGGAACAGGGCCCCGGCCTACCCAAAAGTATATACAACAAAAGCTAACAAACCTCACAAATCTAGCAGCTCCAGAAGAAAGGGGCTAGCCAACCTCTTGGAATTCAACTTTGCTGCTTGAGAGGTCTATCAGGCCACCTTTCGGGTCCTACACACATGAATACAACGCCCCCAGGCAATAGGGCGTCGGTACAAAAtaatgagcccgtttggatgggcttaaaaaagtaacttttatgtataaagtgtttttagaactttgaagtgttggaagttatttttataaataagcaattgagtgtttgaataaaagtgcttatgctgAAAATAAGTTGTTGATGTGTTTGGCAAATAAGTGTTGTTAAGCAtttattttttgtcaaaatgGCTGAAATACCCTTAAAGTTGTTAACACTGTAATAAGTTAATTTAAAAGATCTTTAAACTCTAAAGTTGATTTAAATCAAAAGTAATTTATAATGTAAAATTGCTTCcactataaaatattatttaagttatttttttataaatacatgtTACTTAAGGGGAAAATGTGGTATCATTCGATTATTAACTaaacatttttataaataagttaTTTTCTCGCTGATCTATTAACTACTTCCCTTCCCCTTGGCACTCACCCTTACggattaataattcaaaatttaaataatatgatTTTCGATTATTGGAAAGTAAAAGTTGAAGACAAAATCAAAAACCAAAATGCAATCATTTAGATACTCTGTTTCCAGGTTCACAAAATAGGATGGATTAATCTTGCATAAAAGGACCTTTGAAACCTTTTGACgttgttgttgagaaaagaGCCTTTGAAAACTATTAAAGAGTAGTTGCGTAATTCGAATAAATTTTTTTGCGAGGTCAAAAATGTGGCCAAGAATATTGGTGATcatatctaaaaatattttcaaccgAAACCACTCCACTATAAATACAAGAAGTGgaaaatattcatataatacaggCATCAAGCAGTAGAAATATTACTAgcaatcatatcatgaaacccTATCCAATAGACATCATTTTGTTCTCCTACATCTTCGACATCTACATTGTTAGCTCTTGAAGTCGTGCCaatatcattagaatcaaccgaTGGAATATAGCTCTCATTCTCGACTGTTTGGAATGCATCATCCACATTGCATTTCTTTCTAATATAATTGTGAATGGTCATAGTAGCAAGTACGATGTCCCTTTGTGTGTCAATGTGATAGTATGGCATGTCTCTCAAAATAGACCATCTTGCTTCCCCAACGCCAAATGTACGCTCTACTACATTTCTACAAGAAAAGTGTAAATAGTTAAATCTCAAAAGAGGATACTGGATGAAATCATtcaccaataacaacaacaaagacACAAGTTTATCTACTACAATATCATATACTCAAAATTAAAGTGAAAACGTAGCGAAATACAAACAAACATGAGAAATAATATTTTAcccaaacaaacaaacaaaagtaTGTCTTCACACTTAGTAGTTCGGCTCATTAGAACTGCTCTGTTGAAGAGAATCTCAGATGAAATCATTCGCTAATAAGAACAATAGAGATTACAACTTCTACAACATTCTATTCTCAACTAAACCAAATACAAACAATATGAGAAATGAGATTTGTCCCAAACGTACAAAATTACGTATTCACACTCACACCTCAAGTGAAAATAGGACAAAAAATACTGAGAACGATTTCAAACAAGAATCCTTCACAAATTATTCATATACAACAACTCAAGCAAACTAAAGCCActagtgaaagaaaagaaactgATCTGTATTCCAGATAAACTtacaataaacaaaataaaataaaatcattaaaaaaaaaactttcaccATATCATACATTCAGTAAACAACCAAAACAAAACATGTTTGAAGCTATTAACAACACAAGAAGAGCAAATGTGTAACTGTAACCCCATGATAGCTTCACACACATTAACAAACAGATAGTATCTCCCCACAAATATATTTGTTGAACAAAAACAAAGACACTAAATCATAAAAAGACTGATTCGATTAACCCACAAACAAGAAACTATAAAGCTATTTGCTCTGAAGATCCATTTGTTTCTCCAAACTCATCTTTATTGAAGAACCTGGTCCTTTGTAGATCAAATATTTTATACttcaaataattgtttatttttttggcaGAGGTGGAGGTTTCTGTTGGTGCAATCAAGAGATCTAAAAAATACACTTTTCTTATTGATATCTGCacatatttatgaaaaaaaggtTCTTTAACCCTCTGCTTCAAACTATATGCCTTAATTTGATTTTGCACATATATTGAAAAGCTTAAAAGTTGAATATTAGTTGAGAGAGCATGTTGTATATCGACCTTCGAAACTATGAAGAACCACTATGAAGTACCACTAACAGAAGCAGAAAATAAACAACTAAATAAAACCAAAAATGTCTAAAATTGATTCTTTTCATACCATTCAACCAAAACAAATGGAATGACAAGCTCAAATATGAAACTATGAAGTACCACTAACAGAAGCAGTAATTAAACAACCAAATGAACAATCctttaaagaaaaattatggTTCTAACCAAAATTGTCTAAAAATGATTCTTTTCATACCATGCAACAAAAAAGGGGGAACAAGAAGCTCAAATATGAAGATATGCAGAGATTTAACTTACCTCACAAGGGGATTTTTGAGATCTACAATGGAGAGATTGTGGAGTGAAAGAGGAAGAAGCAGAGGGATCTTGTTGGTGAGTGAATTCCAAACGTTTGTCTCCATCTTCTCTTTAATCtcattctctctctctcacccAAACTGAAGAAATCTCAAGATCGACAAAAGAGAAAATTGTTAGAAACCAAAGCAAAATCAGATTTCACAATATGTCAGCAGCTTCAACAATGGCAGTTGTGAGAGTATCAAGCTCGTGGAGCATCAAGCTCGTCTCCACTGTCAGAATTTCCATAGCTATTGGTGTCTCTATTCATGGTGCTTCAGCGgaagaaatgaggaaaatgatgtgaattttagggttaaaagaataaaaatgttagtttgggaatttagttaaaatataagggatataaaagtaattttaatggtcaaagaaaatggctttaagcacttaggaaaaaaaagttaggaatcctaacttttcatttttggctgactttaagaattttatgacttaaagttagtATTAGGCAAACACCACTTAAAGCTAAAaagggcttataagttggtttgaccaacttataagcccatccaaataggctcaatgtactgagtatgaaaACATGACTTAACATaccttttttaattatttccaGCAGCCTTCTCATATTGCCGCTAAGCTTTAAGAAATCATGTCGAAGGAAAGAAATAGCATTAACATACCTTTTTTAATTATCTCCAGCAGCCTATGGAAATGTTAATGAACCTCCTTTCTACTACAACAAGGcaatatcataatcaacatGCAAGAATAGAAGATACCATGATAATCCGAcaaaatatatgaatttatattgCAAATTACTATTTGCGACTTACCATAGCTAGAAACAATAAAAGAAGGGTCTTACCTTGATCTTAAGCTCGTAATACACCTAGAACCCTTAAAATAAAGGCCAAAACCATGCTTCCCCAACACCAAAGTGTGATACACAATGAAATCGacaaaacaaattatacaacGATGAATCGCTCAATGAGTAGAACAACTTCCATCAAGGACTTAGGTCAAGAAAATTACAAATTAGAGTGATCCTAGAAATTGGTTTGAAATTTTTTCTGGCTTATTactaaaaataatgaacaaatgAAGTAGAAGATATATATAAAGTTCCACCAACCTAGGGGGCTCGCTTCACGTGCCTTTTTGTGCAGTCTCACGAAAATGTGAATATCTCTCTATTCTAAAGTCGTATTAATGAACGGTTTGATACGCTGGAAACTAGACTCATAGACCTTAGATTTGATATTCATGAGTCCCACAACTCTTTATCTAT contains the following coding sequences:
- the LOC129880703 gene encoding uncharacterized protein LOC129880703 → METNVWNSLTNKIPLLLPLSLHNLSIVDLKNPLVRNVVERTFGVGEARWSILRDMPYYHIDTQRDIVLATMTIHNYIRKKCNVDDAFQTVENESYIPSVDSNDIGTTSRANNVDVEDVGEQNDVYWIGFHDMIASNISTA